One genomic window of Streptomonospora nanhaiensis includes the following:
- a CDS encoding TetR/AcrR family transcriptional regulator — translation MSVFAGQGDPRRSVELLWRTADPPGRRRGSPGPRPGLSLDLIVDTAIALADSEGLAALSMRAVGERLGRSAMALYTYVPGKAELLDLMYDRALAELPAGYDTGRGWRTALRAWAADTRDFHVRHPWSLQVSPARPVLGPNEHAAMEALVRLLETSGLPAPVLRRVVGTLLHFVRGAAQAIADARAATAATGTDEREWWLARMAAIGEAAPDFAERFPALLRVSTAEEGAEPDAGEAGAAAPPDASFLEAEARRTFDTGLGILLDGIAAAVPRPS, via the coding sequence GTGAGCGTGTTCGCGGGCCAGGGCGACCCCCGGCGGTCGGTCGAGCTGCTGTGGCGCACCGCGGACCCCCCGGGGCGCCGGCGCGGCTCGCCCGGGCCCCGGCCCGGCCTGAGCCTCGACCTGATCGTGGACACCGCCATCGCCCTGGCCGACTCCGAGGGCCTGGCCGCGCTGTCCATGCGGGCGGTCGGCGAACGCCTCGGCCGCTCCGCCATGGCGCTCTACACCTACGTGCCCGGCAAGGCCGAACTCCTGGACCTGATGTACGACCGCGCCCTGGCCGAGCTCCCCGCCGGCTACGACACCGGCCGGGGCTGGCGGACGGCGCTGCGCGCGTGGGCGGCCGACACCCGCGACTTCCACGTCCGCCACCCCTGGAGCCTGCAGGTCTCCCCGGCGCGCCCGGTGCTGGGCCCCAACGAGCACGCCGCGATGGAGGCCCTCGTGCGGCTGCTGGAGACCTCCGGACTGCCCGCCCCCGTGCTGCGCCGCGTCGTGGGCACCCTGCTGCACTTCGTGCGGGGCGCCGCGCAGGCCATCGCCGACGCCCGCGCCGCCACGGCCGCCACCGGCACCGACGAGCGGGAGTGGTGGCTGGCCCGCATGGCGGCGATCGGCGAGGCCGCGCCCGACTTCGCCGAGCGCTTCCCCGCCCTGCTGCGGGTGTCCACCGCCGAGGAGGGCGCCGAGCCCGACGCGGGGGAGGCGGGCGCCGCCGCCCCGCCGGACGCCTCCTTCCTGGAGGCCGAGGCCCGGCGCACCTTCGACA
- a CDS encoding aldehyde dehydrogenase family protein: MTLMLKPGTEWTTLYRRCRETAPEAFGADRVNNHWGGSWRADGEPRLAVSPVDGTEIAGPPMIDAATAEAAVRAAVDQHNAWRVQPLAERRARVRAALDAWGEHRDLLALALVWEIGKPWRLARQDVDRAISGVEWYLDEIEEMLDGRAPLDGPVSNIASWNYPMSVLAHAMCVQALAGNAAIAKTPTDGGLVCLTLAVALAAREGLPFTLLSGGGRELSPVLVRAPEIGCVSFVGGRDTGGQVATALADLGKRHILEQEGLNCWGVWEYSDWETFTGQVRKTFDYAKQRCTAYPRFIVQRSLFDRFLGAYLPAVSAVRFGHPLAVSDAAEELPELDFGPLINAAKAKDLAAQVADAVAGGAVPLYRGAVSDARLLPGQNTDAYVAPVALLEPPRSSPLFHAEPFGPVDSIVLVDTEAELLAAMNASNGALVSSISTDDPDVAARISAGVRAFKVGVNKPRSRGDRAELFGGWGDSWRGAFVGGRLLVQAVTRGPAGERLPGNFPDYTLRPEEHG; encoded by the coding sequence ATGACGCTCATGCTCAAACCCGGGACCGAATGGACCACCCTCTACCGACGCTGCCGCGAGACCGCGCCCGAGGCGTTCGGCGCCGACCGCGTCAACAACCACTGGGGCGGGAGCTGGCGGGCCGACGGCGAGCCGCGCCTGGCGGTGTCGCCGGTCGACGGCACCGAGATCGCCGGCCCCCCGATGATCGACGCCGCCACCGCCGAGGCGGCGGTGCGCGCCGCCGTCGACCAGCACAACGCCTGGCGCGTCCAGCCGCTCGCCGAGCGCCGCGCCCGGGTGCGCGCCGCGCTCGACGCGTGGGGCGAGCACCGCGACCTGCTGGCGCTGGCCCTGGTGTGGGAGATCGGCAAGCCCTGGCGGCTGGCCCGCCAGGACGTCGACCGCGCCATCTCCGGCGTGGAGTGGTACCTCGACGAGATCGAGGAGATGCTCGACGGCCGCGCGCCGCTGGACGGCCCGGTCAGCAACATCGCCAGCTGGAATTACCCGATGAGCGTGCTCGCCCACGCCATGTGCGTGCAGGCGCTGGCGGGCAACGCCGCGATCGCCAAGACCCCCACCGACGGCGGTCTGGTCTGCCTGACCCTGGCCGTGGCGCTGGCCGCCCGCGAGGGGCTGCCGTTCACCCTGCTCAGCGGGGGCGGCCGGGAGCTGTCGCCGGTGCTGGTGCGCGCGCCCGAGATCGGCTGCGTCTCCTTCGTCGGCGGCCGCGACACCGGCGGCCAGGTCGCCACCGCGCTGGCCGACCTCGGCAAGCGGCACATCCTGGAGCAGGAGGGCCTGAACTGCTGGGGGGTGTGGGAGTACTCCGACTGGGAGACCTTCACCGGCCAGGTCCGCAAGACCTTCGACTACGCCAAGCAGCGCTGCACCGCCTACCCCCGCTTCATCGTGCAGCGCTCGCTCTTCGACCGGTTCCTCGGCGCCTACCTGCCGGCGGTCTCGGCGGTGCGGTTCGGCCACCCCCTGGCGGTGTCCGACGCCGCCGAGGAACTGCCCGAGCTGGACTTCGGCCCGCTCATCAACGCCGCCAAGGCCAAGGACCTCGCCGCCCAGGTGGCCGACGCGGTGGCCGGCGGCGCCGTGCCGCTGTACCGGGGCGCGGTGTCCGACGCCCGGCTGCTGCCGGGCCAGAACACCGACGCCTACGTGGCGCCGGTGGCGCTGCTGGAGCCGCCGCGCTCCTCGCCGCTGTTCCACGCCGAGCCGTTCGGGCCGGTCGACTCCATCGTGCTGGTGGACACCGAGGCCGAACTGCTGGCCGCCATGAACGCCAGCAACGGCGCGCTGGTGTCGTCCATCTCCACCGACGACCCCGACGTGGCGGCGCGGATCTCCGCCGGCGTGCGGGCGTTCAAGGTCGGCGTGAACAAGCCGCGTTCCCGCGGGGACCGCGCCGAGCTGTTCGGCGGCTGGGGCGACTCCTGGCGGGGCGCCTTCGTCGGCGGGCGGCTGCTGGTGCAGGCCGTCACGCGGGGGCCGGCGGGCGAGCGCCTCCCCGGCAACTTCCCCGACTACACGCTGCGCCCCGAGGAGCACGGCTAG
- the sucD gene encoding succinate--CoA ligase subunit alpha translates to MAIFLTKDSKVLVQGMTGSEGTKHTRRMLAAGTRIVGGVNPRKAGQSVDFDGTQVPVFASVAEGMAATGADVSVVFVPPRFAKAAVVEAIDAGIGMAVVITEGIPVHDTAAFWAHACAKGNRTRIIGPNCPGLITPGESNAGIIPADITRPGRIGLVSKSGTLTYQMMYELRDIGFSTAVGIGGDPIIGTTHIDALAAFEADPGTDAIVMIGEIGGDAEERAAEFIRANVSKPVVGYVAGFTAPEGKTMGHAGAIVSGSAGTAAAKKEALEAAGVKVGKTPTEAAEIVRGLWQ, encoded by the coding sequence ATGGCTATCTTCCTGACCAAGGACAGCAAGGTGCTGGTGCAGGGCATGACGGGCTCTGAGGGCACCAAGCACACCCGCCGGATGCTGGCGGCGGGCACGCGGATCGTGGGCGGGGTCAACCCGCGCAAGGCCGGCCAGTCGGTGGACTTCGACGGCACCCAGGTGCCGGTGTTCGCGTCGGTGGCCGAGGGCATGGCGGCCACGGGGGCCGATGTGTCGGTGGTGTTCGTGCCGCCGCGCTTTGCCAAGGCCGCGGTGGTGGAGGCGATCGACGCGGGTATCGGGATGGCGGTGGTGATCACCGAGGGCATTCCGGTGCACGACACGGCGGCGTTTTGGGCGCACGCCTGCGCCAAGGGCAACCGGACGCGGATCATCGGGCCCAACTGCCCGGGTCTGATCACGCCGGGGGAGTCCAACGCGGGCATCATTCCGGCCGACATCACGCGGCCGGGGCGGATCGGGCTGGTGTCGAAGTCGGGGACGCTGACCTACCAGATGATGTATGAGCTGCGGGACATCGGTTTCTCCACGGCGGTGGGGATCGGTGGGGACCCGATCATCGGGACGACCCACATCGACGCGCTGGCGGCGTTCGAGGCCGACCCGGGTACGGACGCGATCGTGATGATCGGTGAGATCGGCGGGGACGCCGAGGAGCGGGCCGCGGAGTTCATCAGGGCCAACGTGTCCAAGCCGGTCGTCGGTTACGTGGCGGGGTTCACGGCTCCCGAGGGCAAGACGATGGGGCACGCGGGCGCGATCGTGTCGGGGTCGGCGGGTACGGCCGCGGCGAAGAAGGAGGCGTTGGAGGCCGCCGGCGTCAAGGTCGGCAAGACCCCCACCGAGGCGGCGGAGATCGTCCGGGGCCTGTGGCAGTAG
- the sucC gene encoding ADP-forming succinate--CoA ligase subunit beta has translation MDLYEYEAKQLFGEHEVPLAERQLASTPEQAAASAARLGGRVVVKAQVKTGGRGKAGGVKVAEGPEDARAKAEQILGMDIKGHTVHRVLVEEATDIAEEYYFSFLLDRANRSFLSICSAQGGMEIEEVAATRPEAVVRTPVDPLAGLDRAAALAICRAAGLPEDLHPPTAVVLQRLWRVAVEEDATLVEVNPLVRTTGNRLVALDGKVTLDDNALDRHPERFPFHDDGLADSREARAKEKGLNYVKLDGQVGIIGNGAGLVMSTLDVVAYAGEEFGGVKPANFLDIGGGASAEVMANGLEIILGDPDVKSVFVNVFGGITACDAVANGIVQALRLLEGRGDDVTKPLVVRLDGNNAELGRRILTDAAHPAVRQVATMDGAAARAAELAAK, from the coding sequence GTGGACCTCTACGAGTACGAAGCCAAACAGCTGTTCGGTGAGCACGAGGTGCCGCTCGCCGAACGCCAACTCGCATCGACCCCCGAGCAGGCCGCCGCCAGCGCCGCGCGGCTGGGCGGCCGCGTGGTCGTCAAGGCGCAGGTGAAGACCGGCGGGCGCGGCAAGGCCGGCGGGGTGAAGGTGGCCGAGGGGCCCGAGGACGCCCGCGCCAAGGCCGAGCAGATCCTCGGCATGGACATCAAGGGCCACACCGTCCACCGGGTCCTGGTGGAGGAGGCCACCGACATCGCCGAGGAGTACTACTTCTCGTTCCTGCTGGACCGCGCCAACCGCTCCTTCCTCTCCATCTGCTCCGCCCAGGGCGGCATGGAGATCGAGGAGGTCGCCGCCACCCGGCCCGAGGCCGTGGTGCGCACGCCCGTCGACCCCCTCGCCGGCCTGGACCGCGCGGCCGCGCTGGCCATCTGCCGCGCGGCCGGCCTGCCCGAGGACCTCCACCCGCCCACCGCGGTGGTGCTGCAGCGGCTGTGGCGCGTGGCCGTGGAGGAGGACGCCACGCTGGTCGAGGTCAACCCGCTGGTGCGCACCACCGGCAACCGCCTCGTCGCCCTGGACGGCAAGGTCACCCTCGACGACAACGCCCTGGACCGCCATCCCGAGCGCTTCCCCTTCCACGACGACGGCCTGGCCGACTCCCGGGAGGCCCGGGCCAAGGAGAAGGGGCTCAACTACGTCAAGCTGGACGGTCAGGTCGGGATCATCGGCAACGGTGCGGGCCTGGTGATGTCGACGCTGGACGTGGTGGCCTATGCCGGTGAGGAGTTCGGCGGGGTCAAGCCGGCCAACTTCCTGGACATCGGCGGGGGCGCCTCGGCCGAGGTCATGGCCAACGGCCTGGAGATCATCCTGGGCGACCCCGATGTCAAGAGCGTGTTCGTCAACGTGTTCGGCGGGATCACCGCCTGCGACGCGGTGGCCAACGGCATCGTGCAGGCCCTGCGGCTGCTGGAGGGCCGGGGCGACGATGTGACCAAGCCGCTGGTGGTGCGCCTGGACGGCAACAACGCCGAGCTGGGCCGCCGGATCCTGACCGATGCCGCCCATCCGGCGGTGCGCCAGGTGGCGACCATGGACGGCGCTGCCGCCCGGGCCGCTGAACTGGCCGCGAAGTAA
- a CDS encoding MFS transporter encodes MNPPPSAPAGHLASPYAPAAPGELADWTGRRYAVGRSARELAGADRSVLAARAVVAVAAVGVLQFGYGAAVPLLVAAHGWSPAAALLPFALWTLVQGATALPLARLRERGVLDPGRAVVAGAPLCAAALAVCGLSGHLGVVALGYGLLGGLGAGLVYHSAVHVVAAWYPERPATHAVPAGAGFALGAVPLVAGIALAEPAHLAAAPWVGAALALVVAGAGWRLSAPPPRWWPPGSDPRAWALRRRREPLACVDLSPAQAWRSGALPGLHAVVALAGAMALADLAVLPLLLARADLPPGGAAAVLAALVAASGLGRAAAGRWAERVGRRRILVAALAAGGAAQFALPAAAALGSVPALVALAVPAGVGGGCCYPLTRTLALDYFGSRDSAEISGLVYSAKAVGGLLGVGGAAALLVWLPGAGAAAALLAAGAAGLAAAVTAGRLRRPVPIRTIPL; translated from the coding sequence GTGAACCCTCCGCCTTCCGCCCCTGCGGGCCATCTCGCCTCGCCCTACGCCCCCGCCGCGCCCGGCGAACTGGCCGACTGGACCGGCCGCCGCTACGCGGTGGGCCGCTCGGCCCGCGAACTCGCCGGCGCCGACCGGTCCGTCCTGGCCGCGCGCGCCGTAGTGGCCGTGGCGGCGGTGGGCGTGCTCCAGTTCGGCTACGGGGCGGCCGTGCCGCTGCTGGTGGCCGCCCACGGCTGGAGCCCGGCCGCCGCGCTGCTGCCCTTCGCGCTGTGGACCCTGGTGCAGGGCGCCACCGCGCTGCCGCTGGCCCGGCTGCGCGAGCGCGGCGTCCTGGACCCGGGCCGGGCGGTGGTCGCCGGCGCCCCGCTGTGCGCGGCCGCCCTGGCGGTCTGCGGGCTCAGCGGCCACCTGGGCGTCGTCGCGCTGGGCTACGGCCTGCTCGGCGGTTTGGGCGCCGGCCTGGTCTACCACTCCGCCGTGCACGTGGTCGCCGCCTGGTACCCCGAGCGCCCCGCCACCCACGCGGTGCCCGCCGGTGCGGGGTTCGCGCTGGGAGCGGTGCCGCTGGTGGCCGGGATCGCACTGGCCGAGCCCGCCCACCTGGCCGCCGCACCGTGGGTGGGGGCGGCGCTGGCGCTGGTGGTCGCCGGGGCCGGGTGGCGGCTGAGCGCGCCGCCGCCGCGCTGGTGGCCGCCCGGAAGCGACCCCCGCGCCTGGGCGCTGCGCCGCCGCCGCGAACCCCTGGCCTGCGTCGACCTCTCCCCCGCCCAGGCCTGGCGCAGCGGGGCGCTGCCGGGCCTGCACGCCGTGGTCGCCCTGGCCGGCGCCATGGCCCTGGCCGACCTGGCGGTGCTGCCGCTGCTGCTGGCGCGCGCCGACCTTCCGCCCGGGGGCGCCGCCGCGGTGCTGGCCGCGCTGGTGGCCGCCAGCGGGCTGGGCCGGGCGGCCGCGGGCCGCTGGGCCGAGCGCGTGGGCCGGCGCCGCATCCTGGTGGCCGCGCTGGCCGCCGGAGGCGCCGCGCAGTTCGCGCTGCCGGCCGCGGCCGCGCTGGGCTCGGTGCCGGCGCTGGTCGCGCTGGCCGTTCCGGCGGGGGTGGGCGGGGGGTGCTGCTACCCGCTGACGCGCACGCTGGCGCTGGACTACTTCGGCAGCCGCGACAGCGCCGAGATCTCCGGGCTGGTCTACAGCGCCAAGGCGGTGGGCGGGCTGCTGGGCGTGGGCGGCGCCGCCGCGCTGCTGGTCTGGCTGCCCGGCGCCGGAGCGGCGGCGGCGCTGCTCGCCGCGGGTGCGGCGGGGCTGGCGGCGGCGGTGACGGCCGGGCGGCTGCGGCGCCCCGTACCCATTCGCACGATTCCTCTCTAG
- a CDS encoding thiamine pyrophosphate-binding protein produces the protein MTDDKGGDTTISGGHLVAKALKAEGVDVIFTLCGGHIIDIYDGCADEGIDVIDVRHEQVAAHAADGYARVTGKPGCAVVTAGPGTTDAVTGIANAFRAESPMLVIGGQGALSQHKMGSLQDLPHVDMINPISKFAATVPHTERVADMVSMAFREALNGAPGPSFLEIPRDVLDASVPLSSARIPRPGGYRASTRQAGDPDAVERLAELLVRSERPSILLGNQVWTTRATDSAVELVRALNVPAYMNGAGRGTLPPGDPHHFQLSRRHAFNNSDLIVIVGTPFDFRMGYGKRLSPDAKVVQIDLSYATVGRNRDIDLGIVGDADVVLSSVLQATSAYGDNGAQGRKAWLEELRQVERQALDKRAPLLASDSTPIHPYRLVSEINDFLTEDSIYIGDGGDVVTFSGQVVQPKSPGHWLDPGPLGTLGVGVPFVMAAKYARPDKEVVALFGDGAFSLTGWDFETLVRFNLPFVGVVGNNSSMNQIRYGQIAKYGADRGEIGNTLGDVRYSEFARMLGGYGEEVHDPAEIGPALRRARESGKPSLINVWIDPEVYAPGTMNQTMYK, from the coding sequence ATGACTGACGACAAGGGTGGCGACACCACGATCTCGGGCGGTCACCTCGTCGCCAAGGCCCTCAAGGCCGAGGGGGTCGACGTGATCTTCACGCTGTGCGGCGGCCACATCATCGACATCTACGACGGCTGCGCCGACGAGGGCATCGACGTCATCGACGTCCGCCACGAGCAGGTCGCCGCCCACGCCGCCGACGGCTACGCGCGGGTCACCGGCAAGCCCGGCTGCGCGGTGGTCACCGCCGGCCCCGGCACCACCGACGCGGTCACCGGGATCGCCAACGCCTTCCGCGCCGAGAGCCCGATGCTGGTGATCGGCGGGCAGGGCGCGCTCAGCCAGCACAAGATGGGCTCGCTGCAGGACCTGCCGCACGTCGACATGATCAACCCCATCTCCAAGTTCGCCGCCACCGTGCCCCACACCGAGCGCGTCGCCGACATGGTCTCCATGGCCTTCCGCGAGGCGCTCAACGGCGCCCCCGGCCCCTCCTTCCTGGAGATCCCGCGCGACGTCCTGGACGCCTCGGTCCCGCTGTCCTCGGCCCGCATCCCCCGGCCCGGCGGCTACCGCGCCTCCACCCGCCAGGCCGGCGACCCCGACGCCGTCGAGCGCCTGGCCGAGCTGCTGGTGCGCTCCGAGCGCCCCAGCATCCTGCTCGGCAACCAGGTGTGGACCACCCGGGCCACCGACTCCGCCGTGGAGCTGGTGCGCGCGCTCAACGTCCCGGCCTACATGAACGGCGCCGGCCGGGGCACCCTGCCGCCCGGCGACCCCCACCACTTCCAGCTCTCGCGCCGGCACGCCTTCAACAACTCCGACCTGATCGTCATCGTCGGCACGCCCTTCGACTTCCGCATGGGCTACGGCAAGCGGCTCTCCCCCGACGCCAAGGTCGTGCAGATCGACCTCAGCTACGCCACGGTGGGCCGCAACCGCGACATCGACCTGGGGATCGTCGGCGACGCCGACGTGGTGCTGAGCTCGGTGCTGCAGGCGACCTCGGCCTACGGCGACAACGGCGCGCAGGGCCGCAAGGCGTGGCTTGAGGAGCTGCGCCAGGTCGAGCGCCAGGCGCTGGACAAGCGCGCGCCGCTGCTGGCCTCCGACTCCACCCCCATCCACCCCTACCGACTGGTCAGCGAGATCAACGACTTCCTCACCGAGGACTCCATCTACATCGGCGACGGCGGCGACGTCGTCACGTTCTCCGGCCAGGTGGTCCAGCCCAAGTCCCCCGGCCACTGGCTGGACCCCGGCCCCCTGGGCACCCTGGGCGTGGGCGTGCCGTTCGTGATGGCGGCCAAGTACGCCCGGCCCGACAAGGAGGTGGTCGCGCTCTTCGGCGACGGCGCCTTCAGCCTCACCGGCTGGGACTTCGAGACGCTGGTGCGCTTCAACCTGCCCTTCGTGGGGGTCGTCGGCAACAACTCCTCCATGAACCAGATCCGCTACGGCCAGATCGCCAAGTACGGCGCCGACCGCGGCGAGATCGGCAACACCCTCGGCGACGTCCGCTACTCGGAGTTCGCCCGGATGCTGGGCGGCTACGGCGAGGAGGTCCACGACCCCGCCGAGATCGGCCCCGCGCTGCGCCGCGCCCGCGAGTCCGGCAAGCCCTCGCTGATCAACGTCTGGATCGACCCCGAGGTCTACGCCCCGGGGACCATGAACCAGACCATGTACAAGTAG
- the frc gene encoding formyl-CoA transferase: MTKALDGVRVLDMTHVQSGPSATQILAWLGADVIKLEAPSGDITRRQLRDLPDVDSLYFTMLNGNKRSITLNTKTDEGKRIFLDLVKRSDVLVENFAPGALDRMGFTWEVLKEANPRLIYASIKGFGPGAYAHFKAYEVIAQAMGGSMSTTGFESGPPLATGAQIGDSGTGMHTVAGILAALYQRTSTGRGQRVEVAMQDAVLNLCRVKLRDQQRLAHGPLAEYPNESFGDEVPRSGNASGGGQPGWAVRTAPGGPNDYVYVIVQPAGWEPIARIIGRPELADDPEWATPEARLDKLDKMFALIEEWSATLPKWDVLAALNEHNIPCGPILSTREIIEDPTLNGNGIVTTVEHPQRGAYKTVGLPIRMSDSPADIDRSPLLGEHNTEVYQGELGLSADELAALKANGVI; encoded by the coding sequence ATGACCAAGGCACTCGACGGTGTCCGCGTCCTGGACATGACCCACGTGCAATCGGGGCCCTCGGCCACCCAGATCCTGGCCTGGCTGGGCGCCGACGTCATCAAGCTGGAGGCCCCCAGCGGCGACATCACGCGGCGCCAACTGCGCGACCTGCCCGACGTGGACAGCCTCTACTTCACGATGCTCAACGGCAACAAGCGCAGCATCACCCTCAACACCAAGACCGACGAGGGCAAGCGCATCTTCCTCGACCTGGTCAAGCGCAGCGACGTGCTGGTGGAGAACTTCGCGCCGGGCGCGCTGGACCGCATGGGGTTCACCTGGGAGGTCCTCAAGGAGGCCAACCCGCGGCTCATCTACGCCTCGATCAAGGGGTTCGGCCCCGGCGCCTACGCCCACTTCAAGGCCTACGAGGTGATCGCCCAGGCCATGGGCGGCTCCATGAGCACCACCGGGTTCGAGAGCGGGCCCCCGCTGGCCACGGGCGCCCAGATCGGCGACTCGGGCACGGGAATGCATACAGTAGCCGGTATCCTTGCCGCCCTGTACCAGCGCACCAGCACCGGCCGCGGCCAGCGCGTCGAGGTCGCCATGCAGGACGCCGTGCTCAACCTGTGCCGGGTCAAGCTGCGCGACCAGCAGCGCCTGGCCCACGGCCCGCTCGCCGAGTACCCCAACGAGAGCTTCGGCGACGAGGTCCCCCGCTCGGGCAACGCCTCGGGCGGCGGCCAGCCCGGCTGGGCCGTGCGCACCGCGCCCGGTGGGCCCAACGACTACGTCTACGTCATCGTCCAGCCCGCCGGCTGGGAGCCGATCGCCCGCATCATCGGCCGGCCCGAACTGGCCGACGACCCCGAGTGGGCCACCCCCGAGGCCCGCCTGGACAAGCTCGACAAGATGTTCGCCCTCATCGAGGAGTGGTCGGCCACCCTGCCCAAATGGGACGTGCTGGCCGCGCTCAACGAGCACAACATCCCCTGCGGCCCGATCCTGTCGACCCGGGAGATCATCGAGGACCCCACGCTCAACGGCAACGGGATCGTCACCACCGTGGAGCACCCCCAGCGCGGCGCGTACAAGACCGTGGGCCTGCCGATCCGCATGTCGGACTCCCCCGCCGACATCGACCGCTCACCGCTGCTGGGCGAGCACAACACCGAGGTCTACCAGGGCGAACTGGGACTCTCCGCCGACGAACTGGCGGCACTCAAAGCGAACGGAGTGATCTGA